A single genomic interval of Cellvibrio sp. PSBB023 harbors:
- the mdoH gene encoding glucans biosynthesis glucosyltransferase MdoH, whose protein sequence is MTENPRSPADLSQLPADAIRIPGKSLRRYIYVILSLLTAVSGVYIMFDILSANQLNTLEAIILVLFGISFSWLSLAFWSGVFGFVLQMLRIDPLSLKSTKGLAPDNAPITTRTAVVMPVYNEDTHRVIAGFEATLRSLENTGEIANFDFFLLSDTTNLTIAQAERDAWQLLQERLGDLGKQAFYRRREKNIGRKVGNLAEFCQRWGANYEHMIVLDADSVMAGDCLLKMVRAMQANPRCGLIQTIPIPVRQTTFFGRFVQYAAVLYSPMLATGLAFWQTDAANYWGHNAIIRMRAFIDHCGLPTLAGKAPFGGDILSHDFVEAAMLRRAQWDVFLLADLEGSYEEVPCNIIDYAKRDRRWVQGNIQHLGILDTKDLHPISRLHFLLGAVAYITSLIWMLMLVLSTADAVVRAINANVYFTEAHQLYPNWPIAKTELIIALIVLTTVLLMGPKLLGVIVTLTHRRKQFGGTWAILKSTFLETLFAVLIAPIMMVYHAYFVISVLLGFKVNWDSQEREGRLLPWGECIARTSKMTFAALLWGYVTYTYAPIFFWWLLPVLTGLVLSAPLVRYSSSLDWGRGARERKIFLTPNETSEDPVLTHMNQLLAVEHASLPSPAPIPALPADNWTPMPHRDMDDYQTITR, encoded by the coding sequence ATGACCGAAAACCCGCGCTCACCCGCTGACCTCTCACAACTGCCCGCGGATGCGATTCGCATCCCGGGTAAATCATTGCGCCGCTATATCTATGTGATATTGAGCCTGCTGACCGCAGTCAGCGGTGTTTACATCATGTTTGATATTCTCAGCGCCAATCAACTCAATACCCTTGAAGCCATTATTCTGGTGCTGTTTGGCATCAGCTTCAGTTGGCTCAGTCTCGCCTTCTGGAGTGGTGTGTTTGGCTTTGTGTTGCAGATGCTGCGCATTGACCCGCTCAGTTTGAAATCCACCAAGGGACTGGCGCCGGACAACGCCCCCATCACAACCCGCACGGCGGTGGTGATGCCGGTGTATAACGAGGACACACATCGTGTCATTGCTGGTTTTGAAGCGACCTTGCGCTCGCTGGAAAACACCGGTGAAATCGCTAATTTCGATTTCTTTTTGCTGAGCGATACCACCAACCTGACCATTGCCCAGGCGGAACGCGATGCCTGGCAGTTGCTGCAGGAGCGATTGGGCGACCTGGGCAAACAGGCCTTTTACCGTCGCCGCGAAAAAAATATTGGTCGCAAAGTTGGTAACCTCGCCGAGTTTTGCCAGCGTTGGGGCGCCAACTATGAGCACATGATTGTGCTGGATGCCGACAGCGTCATGGCGGGCGACTGCCTGTTGAAAATGGTGCGCGCTATGCAAGCCAATCCGCGCTGCGGCCTGATCCAAACCATTCCGATTCCCGTGCGCCAAACCACCTTTTTTGGCCGCTTCGTGCAGTATGCCGCTGTGCTCTATAGCCCCATGCTCGCCACTGGCCTCGCCTTCTGGCAGACCGATGCCGCCAACTATTGGGGCCACAATGCCATCATCCGCATGCGCGCCTTTATCGATCACTGCGGCCTGCCCACCCTGGCAGGTAAAGCGCCGTTTGGTGGCGATATCCTCAGCCACGATTTTGTCGAGGCCGCCATGCTGCGCCGCGCCCAGTGGGATGTATTCCTGCTGGCCGATCTGGAAGGCAGCTACGAAGAAGTACCCTGTAATATCATCGATTACGCCAAGCGCGATCGCCGCTGGGTGCAGGGCAATATCCAACACCTGGGCATCCTCGACACCAAAGACCTGCACCCTATTAGCCGCCTGCACTTTTTACTGGGCGCAGTGGCCTATATCACCTCGCTGATCTGGATGCTGATGCTGGTACTGAGCACCGCTGATGCTGTAGTGCGCGCGATTAACGCCAACGTTTACTTCACCGAGGCACACCAGTTGTACCCCAACTGGCCTATCGCCAAAACCGAGCTGATCATTGCGCTGATTGTACTCACCACCGTGTTGCTGATGGGTCCCAAATTGCTCGGCGTCATTGTTACGCTGACCCATCGCCGCAAACAATTTGGTGGAACCTGGGCGATTCTTAAAAGTACTTTTCTGGAAACCCTGTTCGCCGTACTGATTGCGCCGATCATGATGGTTTACCACGCCTACTTCGTGATCTCGGTGCTGCTCGGTTTTAAAGTGAATTGGGATTCGCAAGAACGCGAAGGCCGCCTGCTGCCCTGGGGTGAGTGTATTGCGCGCACCTCAAAGATGACCTTTGCCGCCCTGCTATGGGGTTATGTCACCTATACCTACGCCCCGATTTTCTTCTGGTGGTTGCTACCGGTGTTAACCGGGCTGGTTCTCTCGGCACCACTGGTGCGCTACTCGAGCAGCCTGGATTGGGGGCGCGGCGCCCGTGAGCGCAAAATCTTTTTAACCCCGAATGAAACCAGTGAAGATCCGGTATTGACGCACATGAATCAACTGCTCGCCGTTGAACATGCATCACTGCCAAGCCCGGCCCCCATACCCGCATTACCGGCAGATAACTGGACGCCTATGCCTCACAGGGATATGGACGACTACCAGACCATTACGCGCTAG